A stretch of Lactuca sativa cultivar Salinas chromosome 6, Lsat_Salinas_v11, whole genome shotgun sequence DNA encodes these proteins:
- the LOC111886868 gene encoding transcription factor MYB92, whose amino-acid sequence MGRPPCCSESSDLKKGPWTPEEDEVLTTYIQKHGHESWRALPKRAGLNRCGKSCRLRWINYLRPDIKRGNFSEDEEILIINLHSTLGNKWSRIASQLPGRTDNEIKNFWNTHVRKKLLKAGIDPKTHQPVPNITFLLDTISKLNLPLKVPAIMSPWINNINDQLLNNLLQFVNMTPLPKPTFLDSQCYMEEMVNQYAINRSEDWMEYVNNVSLEPQSECDSIGASLMGSYGNGTEIPELFTDLKSMSHNLFMENQLPGMSPEEPMNLKNSLESNAFETGFDDYYESLLKI is encoded by the exons ATGGGTAGGCCTCCTTGTTGCAGTGAAAGTAGCGATTTGAAGAAGGGACCATGGACGccagaagaagatgaagttctTACGACTTACATTCAGAAACATGGCCATGAAAGTTGGCGAGCACTACCTAAGCGTGCTGGTTTGAATAGGTGTGGAAAGAGTTGCAGGTTGAGATGGATTAACTATCTTAGACCCGATATCAAGAGAGGAAACTtttcagaagatgaagaaattctCATCATTAACCTCCATTCCACTCTTGGAAACAA ATGGTCTAGAATTGCTTCGCAACTTCCGGGGAGGACCGATAATGAAATCAAGAATTTCTGGAATACCCATGTCAGGAAGAAGCTTCTCAAGGCAGGAATCGACCCAAAAACACATCAACCGGTTCCTAATATAACTTTTCTTCTTGACACAATTTCCAAGTTAAACCTTCCATTAAAGGTCCCGGCTATAATGAGTCCATGGATCAACAATATAAATGATCAATTGTTGAACAATTTATTGCAATTTGTAAACATGACCCCCCTACCAAAACCAACTTTCTTGGATTCACAGTGTTATATGGAAGAAATGGTTAATCAGTATGCGATAAATCGTTCTGAAGATTGGATGGAGTATGTAAACAACGTTTCTTTGGAACCACAGAGTGAATGTGATTCCATTGGTGCAAGCTTGATGGGAAGCTACGGAAATGGAACTGAGATTCCTGAATTGTTTACTGATCTTAAAAGCATGAGCCATAACTTGTTTATGGAGAATCAGCTTCCTGGTATGTCTCCTGAAGAGCCCATGAACCTCAAGAATTCACTAGAATCTAACGCGTTTGAAACTGgatttgatgattattatgaaTCTCTTTTGAAGATTTAG
- the LOC111886867 gene encoding putative glucan endo-1,3-beta-glucosidase GVI, with amino-acid sequence MASLLPSISVVCVLIIYLSFLADGGGIGVNYGLLGNNLPPPSNVVNLLKSRNIGRVRIFSPDLNVLDALQNSGIQVIIGTFNQDIPSLAGDINFAKAWVQSKIVPYAQTIRFRCISIGNEVIPGDMTNSVFPAMQNMNAALKYFNLGGIPVSTAVPLNSLGASYPPSYGDFSGAVKPAMRDIAGFLAYNGFPLLVTAYPYFAYANEPGSISLPYVLFTSPDVVVRDGDLGYTNMFDAMVDAVYSALEKVGAGGVEVVICETGWPSQGNGDFTTPELARTYNQNLLNHVRASGTPKRPNKNVETYVFALFNENQKDPGVEQHFGLFYPDMTEVYHINF; translated from the exons ATGGCTTCACTTCTACCTTCAATCAGCGTCGTGTGTGTTCTTATAATTTATCTTAGTTTTCTTGCTG ATGGTGGTGGTATTGGAGTTAACTACGGACTACTGGGAAACAACCTCCCTCCTCCATCCAATGTGGTAAACCTCTTGAAATCAAGAAACATAGGACGAGTTCGTATCTTTAGCCCCGATCTCAACGTTCTTGACGCTCTACAAAACTCGGGAATCCAAGTGATAATTGGAACCTTCAATCAAGATATACCCAGTCTTGCAGGAGATATCAACTTTGCAAAAGCATGGGTACAATCCAAAATTGTCCCATACGCACAAACGATCAGATTCCGTTGCATATCCATTGGTAATGAAGTAATCCCTGGTGATATGACTAATTCGGTTTTCCCAGCCATGCAGAATATGAACGCAGCTTTAAAATACTTCAATCTTGGTGGAATTCCAGTGAGCACAGCCGTCCCGCTTAACTCACTAGGAGCTTCATATCCTCCTTCATATGGAGATTTTTCAGGTGCTGTGAAACCAGCAATGCGAGACATCGCAGGTTTCTTGGCATACAACGGTTTCCCTCTTTTGGTCACAGCGTACCCTTACTTTGCTTACGCTAATGAACCTGGTTCGATTTCATTACCCTACGTGTTATTCACATCTCCTGATGTTGTAGTGAGAGATGGAGATCTGGGGTATACGAATATGTTTGATGCCATGGTTGATGCGGTTTACTCGGCATTGGAAAAGGTTGGTGCAGGTGGTGTTGAGGTGGTGATTTGTGAGACTGGGTGGCCCTCACAAgggaatggtgattttacgacgCCTGAACTGGCTCGGACCTATAATCAGAATCTTTTGAATCACGTGCGTGCTTCTGGTACTCCTAAGAGGCCCAACAAGAATGTGGAGACGTATGTTTTTGCACTTTTTAACGAGAACCAAAAGGATCCGGGGGTCGAACAACATTTTGGTTTGTTCTATCCAGACATGACTGAAGTTTATcatattaatttttaa